The Cannabis sativa cultivar Pink pepper isolate KNU-18-1 unplaced genomic scaffold, ASM2916894v1 Contig3, whole genome shotgun sequence genome window below encodes:
- the LOC133033277 gene encoding UDP-glycosyltransferase 92A1-like, translating to MHSEFGEFFSLFPSLSLSFFISFIMSNRTSSSRHDDYILMLPFLAHGHLIPFLALAKQIHQRTGITLIIASTKLNINYLRRSSSNQYENSDSGIHFSELPFTSSDHGLPPNTETTENLSLAEVIGLFCASLSLETPCRNLIHESIGKYGRPPLCVISDAFMGWAVGVANSFDTVSITFTTCGAYGTAAYMSIWLELPHRKTESEEFEVTGFPKRCRFHRSQLHQFLTAADGSDRWSRFFQPQLKLSLKSHAWLCYTVEEVETFGLQILRDYVKRPVWCVGSLLPQAVLNDKSCSPSSSLSFSKQRVSKEVGISVEKLFEWLDSQEPKSVLYISFGSQNTIGATQMMELAIGLEKSLKPFVWVIRPPLGFDLKGEFRQEWLPEGFEERAKGKNLGLLVRNWAPQLDILAHKSIGAFLSHCGWNSVQESLSQGVPIISWPIAAEQSHNSKMLVEEKGVCVELTKGALGSIVGDEVKKVIDLVMESNGEGEEMRKRASEIKLQIRAAVKEEGGHKGSALKAIDDFVAFLAHREENVKSKDIIT from the coding sequence ATGCATTCTGAATTCGGTGAATTCTTTTCACTCTTTCCATCTCTTTCTCTGTCcttcttcatctctttcataATGTCAAACAGAACTAGCAGCTCCCGACATGATGACTACATTCTCATGTTACCTTTTTTAGCTCATGGCCATCTCATTCCTTTCTTAGCCTTAGCCAAACAAATTCACCAAAGAACAGGCATCACCCTCATTATCGCCTCCACAAAGCTCAACATCAACTACCTCCGCCGGTCCTCATCCAACCAATATGAAAATTCAGACTCCGGTATTCATTTCTCAGAGCTACCTTTCACCTCCTCCGACCATGGCTTACCCCCCAACACTGAAACCACCGAGAACTTGTCTCTTGCAGAGGTAATCGGCCTTTTCTGCGCTTCCCTATCTCTGGAAACTCCTTGCCGGAACTTAATCCACGAATCCATCGGTAAATATGGCCGGCCGCCGCTTTGTGTTATCTCCGACGCGTTCATGGGGTGGGCGGTGGGCGTTGCCAATAGCTTCGACACCGTCAGTATCACTTTCACGACCTGTGGCGCTTACGGCACTGCGGCCTACATGTCTATCTGGCTCGAACTCCCTCACCGGAAAACGGAATCTGAAGAATTCGAGGTCACTGGTTTCCCGAAACGCTGCCGTTTCCACCGTTCTCAGTTACATCAGTTCTTGACAGCAGCCGACGGTTCAGATCGATGGTCGAGATTCTTTCAACCCCAGTTAAAGCTTTCTCTGAAATCTCATGCCTGGTTGTGTTACACCGTCGAAGAAGTCGAAACCTTCGGACTCCAAATCCTCCGGGATTACGTTAAACGCCCCGTTTGGTGTGTTGGTTCGCTTCTCCCCCAAGCTGTGTTAAACGACAAGTCATGttcaccttcttcttctttgagtttttCCAAACAGAGAGTCAGTAAAGAAGTTGGTATATCAGTTGAGAAGTTGTTCGAGTGGCTCGATTCACAAGAACCCAAATCCGTTCTCTACATCTCCTTTGGTTCTCAGAACACAATCGGAGCAACCCAGATGATGGAATTGGCTATCGGACTGGAGAAGAGTTTGAAGCCTTTCGTTTGGGTGATAAGGCCTCCATTGGGGTTCGATTTGAAAGGAGAGTTTAGGCAAGAATGGTTGCCAGAAGGGTTCGAAGAGCGAGCCAAGGGGAAGAATCTGGGTTTGTTGGTGCGAAACTGGGCACCCCAGTTGGACATTTTGGCGCATAAGTCTATAGGTGCGTTTCTCAGTCATTGTGGGTGGAATTCCGTGCAGGAGAGCTTGAGCCAGGGGGTTCCGATCATTTCGTGGCCAATAGCAGCTGAGCAAAGTCATAATTCGAAGATGTTGGTGGAGGAGAAAGGGGTGTGTGTGGAGCTGACTAAAGGAGCTTTGGGGTCCATTGTTGGGGATGAAGTGAAGAAGGTGATTGATTTGGTGATGGAGTCTAATGGTGAAGGAGAAGAGATGAGGAAAAGGGCCAGTGAGATTAAGTTGCAGATAAGAGCAGCCGTAAAAGAAGAGGGGGGACATAAAGGGTCTGCTCTGAAAGCCATAGATGATTTTGTTGCTTTTCTAGCACATAGAGAAGAAAATGTCAAGAGCAAGGATATTATAACTTGA